The following coding sequences lie in one Candidatus Nitrospira allomarina genomic window:
- a CDS encoding class I SAM-dependent methyltransferase has protein sequence MNQRSTPLGQTPKRSTISSLLLLSVLLSLTASCAHKTWDINRYIHALERPERDQHQQPEKVIEALNLTPGMMVIDIGAGSGYFTRRFAQSVGDKGRVIAIDVEQKMLNYNKQQLEKLGLANRVRFILAEKEGPTFSGNNADIVFLCDVYHHLEDQIDYLANTKSALKPNGRVVIIDYYADARSGTLGFSKRHLVPKEQVIKDMEQAGFILAKEHTFLPRQYFLEFVPQKTMSPSKPRK, from the coding sequence ATGAACCAACGCTCGACACCTTTAGGACAAACACCCAAAAGGTCAACGATTTCCTCTCTCCTGTTACTTTCTGTTCTCCTAAGTCTTACCGCAAGCTGCGCGCATAAAACATGGGATATCAACCGATACATTCACGCCCTTGAACGCCCGGAACGTGATCAGCACCAACAGCCAGAAAAAGTCATTGAGGCCCTGAACCTCACTCCTGGCATGATGGTGATTGATATCGGGGCAGGCTCGGGTTATTTCACCCGGCGCTTCGCACAATCGGTGGGAGACAAGGGGCGGGTCATCGCCATCGATGTTGAACAGAAAATGCTGAATTACAACAAACAGCAGTTGGAAAAACTTGGGCTCGCTAACAGAGTCCGGTTTATTCTGGCCGAAAAAGAAGGTCCCACATTTTCCGGGAACAATGCAGACATCGTATTCTTATGCGATGTCTATCATCACTTGGAAGACCAGATCGACTATCTGGCCAACACCAAGTCTGCGCTCAAACCAAACGGGCGTGTGGTCATTATCGATTACTATGCCGATGCACGATCCGGCACACTCGGCTTTTCAAAACGCCACCTTGTTCCAAAAGAACAAGTCATCAAGGACATGGAACAAGCCGGGTTTATTTTAGCCAAAGAACACACCTTCCTCCCCCGCCAATACTTCCTGGAATTTGTCCCCCAAAAAACGATGTCTCCCTCAAAACCAAGGAAATAG
- a CDS encoding endonuclease/exonuclease/phosphatase family protein: MKIVSWNCNGALRRKMQQLSTLEADIYVIQECEDPKPSPVQVYKDWGKNYLWIGKNKSRGIGIFAKPDISLELMTIDSGRLEYFLPCLVNKSFFLLAVWTREANSPTFKYVGQMWKYLQQNKSHFSNQDAVIIGDFNSNSRWDAWDRWWNHSDVVRELQDLGIVSLYHAQTGEEQGKEKQPTFFMYRKPEKPYHIDYAFISRDMLRGSRM; the protein is encoded by the coding sequence ATGAAAATAGTCAGTTGGAACTGTAATGGAGCACTTAGAAGAAAGATGCAACAGCTTTCCACGTTGGAAGCTGACATCTATGTCATTCAAGAGTGTGAAGATCCAAAACCATCACCAGTTCAAGTGTATAAAGATTGGGGCAAGAACTATCTATGGATAGGCAAGAATAAGAGTAGGGGGATAGGAATATTTGCCAAGCCAGATATCTCCTTGGAACTAATGACGATAGATTCTGGTCGGCTTGAGTATTTTTTGCCCTGCTTAGTCAATAAGAGCTTTTTTCTTTTAGCCGTGTGGACAAGGGAGGCTAATTCACCGACTTTTAAGTACGTCGGCCAAATGTGGAAGTATCTTCAGCAAAATAAAAGCCACTTTTCAAATCAGGATGCTGTCATAATTGGAGATTTTAATAGTAATTCACGGTGGGATGCCTGGGATCGTTGGTGGAACCATTCCGATGTAGTAAGGGAATTGCAAGATTTGGGGATCGTCAGTCTTTACCACGCTCAAACTGGAGAGGAGCAAGGCAAGGAGAAACAGCCAACATTCTTTATGTATAGAAAGCCCGAGAAACCCTACCACATTGATTACGCATTCATTTCAAGGGACATGTTGCGTGGTTCAAGGATGTAA
- a CDS encoding redoxin domain-containing protein, protein MEIQLAPEWQTADWFNTPEPLSLADLRGQVVLLHAFQMLCPGCVSHGLPQAQRVAKLFPDVRVIGLHTVFEHHEAMGLSSLRAFLHEYRIRFPVAVDLPGPDGNPLPRTMRAYAMRGTPTTVLIDAQGRLHRQVFGVHDDLLLGAELGLLRDHATSSGKLPATPERLSKHSCADDSCAIK, encoded by the coding sequence ATGGAAATCCAGTTAGCTCCAGAATGGCAGACCGCAGACTGGTTCAATACTCCCGAGCCTCTCAGCCTGGCCGACCTTCGGGGACAAGTCGTGCTTCTTCATGCATTTCAGATGCTCTGTCCCGGCTGTGTGTCGCATGGCCTACCACAGGCTCAGCGGGTCGCCAAGCTCTTTCCCGACGTCCGGGTCATCGGGTTGCATACGGTGTTCGAGCACCATGAGGCTATGGGGTTGTCGTCGCTGCGCGCGTTTCTGCATGAGTACCGCATTCGTTTTCCAGTTGCAGTCGACCTGCCAGGACCGGATGGCAATCCGCTTCCCCGGACCATGCGAGCGTATGCGATGAGGGGAACCCCAACTACCGTGTTGATTGACGCACAAGGCAGGCTGCACCGACAGGTGTTCGGAGTGCATGACGATCTCCTTCTCGGAGCGGAACTTGGATTATTGCGGGACCACGCAACATCCTCTGGAAAACTCCCAGCAACACCCGAGCGTCTGTCGAAGCATTCGTGCGCGGACGACTCCTGTGCCATCAAATAA
- a CDS encoding ArnT family glycosyltransferase gives MLLLAAWLLGVDGGWFFGPDLGALGLTDRDEGSNAEAAREMLETGDWISPTLNYEPRYAKPAFVYWLISGSYSLFGINEFAARLPSALSGLCLLLLQYLFVQRWAGPMVALSASCMLLLNLEFLGINRMVLTDPELVVFTTLAGYSFWHALHHEQARRWLFAIFYLAMGCGMLVKGPVGIIIPLVGVIPYLTLTRQWGTFWQRGFPLVGILAVAAVAAPWYVMMFQIHGEAYWAAAQANTTGRFMNPMEGHGGTLLFYVPVLLVGFFPWSAFLPSVLYHTLRRWKAFWQGQGLATQEQHLECFLSLWVVGLLLFFTFSATRLPHYIYPLFPAAAVLIALWWKRFLTEERPVGLTASTRVLIGVGYLLGIAMMFVPAVFQLFMKQIAKEFPAAVQVDLAWLPSLVGLVMVLGTMLMRQCMRSDTKRHLAFWVGCWMMLIFTVLVARGGLSIYQQYFIGPPQELAVIAGYNLGRDDRLIQFGRKRPSLSFYAKRKVYFLGVNDEELPQHLAAPGRKMAIIQTQLRGQLPEAMAHWTIVLDHGGFSLLTSEPLL, from the coding sequence GTGCTGCTCCTGGCTGCCTGGCTCTTGGGCGTAGATGGTGGATGGTTCTTTGGCCCGGATCTGGGCGCGTTGGGGCTGACGGATCGGGATGAGGGAAGTAATGCCGAAGCGGCCCGGGAAATGCTGGAGACCGGTGATTGGATTTCCCCTACTCTCAACTATGAACCACGATATGCCAAACCGGCTTTTGTGTATTGGCTCATCAGCGGGTCGTATTCCCTGTTTGGCATCAATGAATTTGCCGCGCGGTTGCCGTCGGCTTTGTCCGGTCTCTGCCTGTTATTGCTCCAGTACCTATTTGTGCAAAGGTGGGCCGGCCCCATGGTGGCTCTGTCCGCTTCCTGCATGTTGCTGCTGAATTTGGAGTTTTTGGGCATCAATCGGATGGTGCTGACCGATCCGGAACTGGTCGTGTTCACCACATTGGCCGGCTATAGCTTTTGGCACGCGCTCCACCATGAACAGGCCCGGCGATGGCTTTTCGCCATCTTTTACCTGGCCATGGGATGTGGCATGTTGGTTAAGGGGCCCGTGGGCATCATCATTCCGCTGGTGGGCGTGATCCCGTATCTCACTCTCACGCGCCAATGGGGAACCTTCTGGCAACGGGGCTTTCCCCTTGTCGGAATCCTTGCGGTCGCCGCTGTCGCCGCTCCCTGGTATGTGATGATGTTTCAAATACATGGAGAGGCCTATTGGGCTGCCGCGCAGGCCAATACCACCGGGCGGTTCATGAATCCCATGGAAGGCCATGGGGGGACGCTCTTGTTTTATGTGCCGGTGTTGTTAGTTGGATTTTTCCCATGGAGTGCCTTTCTCCCTTCCGTGTTGTATCACACGTTGAGGCGCTGGAAAGCGTTCTGGCAGGGACAAGGCCTTGCCACGCAAGAGCAACATTTGGAGTGTTTCCTAAGCCTCTGGGTGGTGGGATTGTTGCTGTTCTTTACCTTCTCAGCCACGCGCCTGCCTCATTATATCTATCCTCTATTTCCGGCCGCAGCCGTGCTAATCGCACTGTGGTGGAAGCGTTTTTTGACAGAAGAAAGGCCTGTTGGACTGACCGCCTCCACTCGGGTCCTCATTGGGGTGGGATATCTCTTGGGCATCGCAATGATGTTTGTGCCGGCGGTCTTTCAGTTGTTCATGAAGCAAATTGCCAAAGAGTTTCCGGCTGCAGTCCAGGTAGATCTGGCATGGCTTCCGTCGCTGGTAGGTCTTGTCATGGTACTAGGAACCATGCTCATGCGTCAGTGTATGCGATCTGACACCAAGCGCCATCTGGCCTTTTGGGTGGGATGCTGGATGATGCTGATCTTTACGGTATTGGTCGCACGAGGAGGACTCTCAATTTACCAACAGTATTTTATCGGACCACCGCAGGAGTTAGCCGTCATCGCCGGCTATAACTTAGGCCGGGATGACCGATTGATTCAATTTGGCCGGAAGCGCCCCTCCCTCAGTTTTTATGCCAAACGCAAAGTGTACTTTCTTGGAGTGAATGACGAAGAACTCCCCCAACACCTCGCAGCCCCCGGCCGAAAAATGGCCATTATCCAAACTCAGCTTCGAGGACAACTTCCTGAAGCCATGGCCCATTGGACTATCGTTCTGGACCACGGCGGTTTTTCTCTCCTCACCAGCGAACCCTTGCTCTAA
- a CDS encoding lipid-A-disaccharide synthase N-terminal domain-containing protein, with product MFESFTHSLLAMSYEELLWIGFGFLGQGIFFSRWLVQWVVSERNEESQIPMSFWYMSLVGSVIVLTYAIHIADLVFMAGQSVGTVVYVRNIMLLHQANKRVMSG from the coding sequence ATGTTCGAATCCTTCACGCACTCTCTCCTGGCCATGTCGTATGAGGAACTCCTCTGGATCGGCTTTGGTTTTTTGGGGCAAGGCATTTTTTTCTCACGCTGGTTGGTGCAATGGGTGGTGTCGGAACGCAACGAGGAAAGCCAAATTCCCATGTCGTTCTGGTACATGAGCCTGGTTGGGAGTGTGATTGTGCTGACCTATGCCATTCACATCGCCGATCTGGTATTCATGGCCGGCCAAAGCGTCGGAACCGTGGTATATGTCCGCAATATTATGCTGCTCCATCAGGCCAATAAGCGAGTCATGAGTGGATAG
- a CDS encoding glycosyltransferase family 2 protein yields MSLHPPRHWISVVIPIKDERENIPLLASQLLKFFESRPESGSAAFELVFVDDGSVDGSGPLLDELSKQFPTIRVIHLDRNHGQTAAFDAGFREARGELVATMDGDLQYDPNDFAKLLPFVEQYDLVCGRRQARHDNLVRRWSSKVANQVRNWAVHDGISDTGCSLKVFKQAVVKRLPPFKNMHRFFPALAKMYGFTVTEIPVQHFPRAHGTSKYGIGNRLFAGLYDLFAVRWMQKRCLNYTMKGSHPEKSEP; encoded by the coding sequence ATGAGTCTCCACCCGCCGCGCCATTGGATTTCCGTTGTCATTCCTATTAAAGATGAGCGGGAGAACATCCCGCTATTAGCGAGCCAATTACTCAAGTTTTTTGAGTCAAGGCCTGAAAGTGGCTCCGCGGCATTTGAACTTGTCTTTGTGGATGATGGAAGTGTGGACGGGAGTGGGCCGTTGCTGGATGAATTATCCAAACAGTTTCCTACGATACGGGTGATTCATTTAGACCGGAATCACGGGCAAACGGCGGCATTCGATGCCGGCTTTCGGGAGGCCAGAGGAGAACTCGTCGCCACCATGGACGGTGATCTGCAGTATGACCCGAATGACTTTGCTAAACTTCTTCCCTTCGTGGAACAGTATGATTTAGTGTGTGGGCGACGACAAGCCAGACATGACAATCTGGTTCGTCGATGGTCGTCAAAAGTTGCCAACCAGGTTCGCAATTGGGCTGTCCATGACGGCATTTCAGATACCGGCTGTTCCTTGAAGGTCTTTAAGCAGGCCGTGGTCAAACGACTTCCTCCATTTAAAAACATGCACCGGTTTTTCCCGGCGCTGGCCAAAATGTATGGATTTACGGTGACTGAAATACCCGTCCAGCATTTTCCAAGAGCCCATGGGACATCAAAATACGGAATTGGCAACAGGCTTTTTGCCGGTTTGTATGATCTCTTCGCAGTCAGATGGATGCAAAAACGCTGTTTGAACTACACCATGAAGGGTAGCCATCCCGAAAAATCCGAACCGTAG
- a CDS encoding MerR family transcriptional regulator, with product MGGGTKYEDKAFYKIGEVADLTNLPAYVLRFWESEFIFLKPKKSQGKHRVYSKADIETVFEIKRMLYDEGYTIAGLKRYWYRKKRSEKSVQVPKDRVEKAKVELQGILKILGRTTV from the coding sequence ATGGGAGGTGGAACCAAATACGAGGATAAGGCCTTTTATAAAATAGGGGAAGTCGCCGATTTGACGAATCTTCCCGCGTATGTCCTGCGGTTTTGGGAGTCGGAATTCATTTTTCTCAAACCGAAGAAAAGTCAGGGCAAACATCGGGTTTATTCGAAAGCCGACATTGAAACGGTTTTTGAAATTAAACGCATGCTCTATGATGAAGGGTATACGATTGCGGGCCTGAAGCGATATTGGTATCGCAAAAAACGGTCGGAAAAATCCGTGCAAGTCCCAAAAGACCGTGTGGAAAAAGCGAAGGTGGAACTGCAAGGTATTCTGAAAATTTTGGGGCGAACGACGGTGTAG
- a CDS encoding integration host factor subunit alpha, with protein sequence MRKADIAEIITETAAIQKTDSMEMVEHVLDLIKSMLQQGEVVKIAGFGNFVVRNKGERKGRNPRTGEEIAITPRRVVTFRPSQLFKKYVNS encoded by the coding sequence ATGCGCAAGGCTGACATTGCCGAAATCATCACAGAAACGGCAGCTATCCAAAAAACCGACTCCATGGAAATGGTGGAGCATGTCTTGGATTTGATCAAGTCCATGCTTCAACAAGGGGAAGTCGTCAAAATTGCCGGATTCGGGAACTTTGTGGTTCGGAATAAGGGAGAGCGGAAAGGCAGAAACCCGAGGACCGGAGAAGAAATTGCCATTACGCCCAGACGCGTGGTGACCTTCCGACCAAGCCAACTTTTTAAGAAATATGTCAATTCTTGA
- the cimA gene encoding citramalate synthase, which yields MNSQFPVIEIYDTTLRDGAQAEDVSFSVEDKVRIALKLDELGVHFIEGGWPGANPKDIEFFQVMKSTPLQHAKIVAFGSTRKAKNTAKADPTLEALLSAETDIVTIFGKSWTLHVTEALETTLAINLELIADSISYLRSRGRQVFYDAEHFFDGYKTDPAYAMKTIHVAAEAGAERIVLCDTNGGSMPWDIGEIFAKIRKNCSVPLGIHAHNDAEMGVANSLIAVQAGAIQVQGTINGIGERCGNANLCSVMANLELKMERTALGDGRLAHLRAISHYVAEMANLTPNKRQPYVGDTAFAHKGGVHIHAVQKNPLTYEHVNPDIVGNHRRVLISDSSGRSAVFGKMETFGLDLPQDNPKVLELLDSLKTLEYEGYQFEGAEGSFELLVRKAMGTYTPSFEFLGCRIIVEKRKTNEDPISEATIMVKVGEVVEHTAAVGDGPVNALDHALRKALEHFYPQLREVKLLDYKVRVLTGRRGTGSRVRVLIESGDHKEKWGTVGVSENIIEASWQALADSIEYKLMKEKP from the coding sequence ATGAATTCTCAATTTCCAGTCATTGAAATCTACGATACGACCCTCCGGGATGGAGCTCAGGCCGAAGATGTCAGCTTTTCGGTGGAGGATAAGGTTCGTATCGCCCTTAAATTAGATGAGCTAGGGGTCCATTTCATAGAAGGAGGGTGGCCGGGAGCCAACCCGAAGGACATTGAGTTTTTCCAAGTTATGAAATCGACGCCATTGCAGCACGCCAAAATTGTGGCATTTGGTTCGACGCGAAAAGCCAAAAATACGGCCAAGGCCGATCCGACGCTGGAAGCCCTCTTATCCGCGGAGACGGATATTGTGACCATCTTCGGGAAAAGTTGGACCCTCCATGTGACGGAAGCCTTGGAAACGACGTTGGCCATCAATTTAGAACTGATTGCCGATTCCATCTCCTATCTCCGGTCGAGGGGACGGCAGGTCTTTTACGATGCCGAACATTTTTTCGATGGCTATAAAACGGATCCCGCCTATGCCATGAAAACCATTCACGTTGCGGCAGAAGCCGGGGCGGAACGAATCGTGTTGTGCGATACGAATGGGGGATCGATGCCATGGGATATTGGGGAGATTTTTGCAAAAATCCGCAAGAACTGTTCTGTGCCGTTAGGCATCCATGCACACAATGATGCGGAGATGGGGGTCGCCAATTCATTGATCGCCGTGCAAGCAGGAGCGATCCAGGTCCAGGGAACGATCAATGGCATTGGAGAGCGGTGCGGAAATGCCAACCTATGTTCCGTGATGGCCAATTTGGAATTAAAAATGGAGCGAACGGCTTTGGGGGATGGACGTTTGGCACACCTTCGCGCCATTTCTCATTATGTGGCCGAGATGGCCAATCTGACTCCCAACAAACGGCAGCCTTATGTGGGAGATACGGCGTTTGCTCATAAGGGTGGGGTGCATATACATGCGGTGCAAAAAAACCCGCTCACCTATGAACATGTGAATCCCGATATTGTCGGCAACCACCGCCGCGTTTTAATTTCCGATAGCAGTGGAAGAAGTGCCGTGTTTGGAAAGATGGAAACGTTCGGACTGGACCTTCCTCAGGATAATCCCAAGGTCCTCGAATTACTGGATTCCCTCAAAACGTTGGAATATGAAGGGTACCAATTTGAAGGCGCGGAAGGGTCTTTTGAATTGTTAGTGCGGAAAGCCATGGGGACCTATACTCCATCCTTCGAATTCCTGGGGTGCCGGATCATTGTAGAAAAACGAAAAACGAATGAAGATCCAATTTCCGAAGCCACAATAATGGTCAAAGTCGGGGAGGTGGTTGAACATACCGCCGCGGTCGGTGATGGGCCGGTAAATGCGCTCGATCATGCCCTTCGAAAAGCGCTGGAGCATTTCTATCCGCAGTTAAGGGAAGTCAAACTTCTGGACTATAAGGTCCGTGTGTTGACGGGGCGACGTGGAACGGGTTCTCGTGTGCGAGTCCTGATTGAGTCGGGGGATCACAAGGAAAAATGGGGGACGGTCGGGGTATCGGAGAACATCATTGAAGCCAGTTGGCAGGCCCTGGCCGACAGTATTGAGTATAAGCTCATGAAGGAGAAGCCGTAA
- a CDS encoding aspartate kinase, translating into MALYIQKFGGTSVGSLERIQNVARLIQHTFREGHQLVVVLSAMSGETDRLMKMAKTLSVDPDDRELDVLLSSGERVTIALMAMTLKSLGVRAQSFTGRQVGIVTDSTHTKARVSRVDTDRVLGALRDGIVPIVAGFQGINAASDVTTLGRGGSDLTAVVLAAALKADTCFIYTDVDGVYTADPNIVPGARRLDKISYEEMLELASLGAKVLQSRSVELAAKYQVPVEVRSSFQDGPGTCVVKEDVDMEEVLVSGVTGDRNQAKVTVVGVPDHPGIAATLFCSIADAAINVDMIIQNVSQDSLTDISFTVPRADLPRGMGLIRDIAKSVEARTVEVNESIAKVSLVGVGMRSHSGVAARMFQTLSREGINIMMISTSEIKISCVVEEKYMELAVRALHQEFELEVPPGNRKA; encoded by the coding sequence ATGGCCCTGTATATTCAAAAATTCGGCGGTACATCAGTGGGGAGCCTGGAACGCATTCAAAACGTGGCCCGGCTTATTCAGCACACTTTCCGGGAAGGGCATCAACTGGTGGTCGTGTTGTCCGCGATGAGCGGGGAAACGGATCGCCTCATGAAAATGGCCAAAACCTTGAGTGTCGATCCAGATGATCGGGAGCTGGATGTGCTCCTTTCTTCTGGAGAACGGGTCACGATTGCGCTGATGGCGATGACCCTCAAGAGTCTTGGGGTCAGGGCACAATCCTTTACGGGACGTCAGGTTGGGATTGTGACCGATAGCACACATACCAAAGCTCGGGTCTCCCGTGTCGATACGGACCGGGTGCTGGGAGCCTTGCGTGACGGGATTGTTCCCATTGTGGCCGGGTTTCAAGGTATCAACGCCGCATCCGATGTGACCACGTTAGGGCGCGGCGGCTCGGATCTGACGGCCGTGGTCCTGGCGGCGGCGCTCAAGGCCGATACCTGCTTTATTTATACCGATGTGGATGGGGTGTATACTGCCGATCCCAATATTGTGCCGGGCGCGAGAAGATTGGATAAAATCTCCTATGAAGAAATGTTAGAGTTAGCGAGTCTGGGTGCGAAAGTCCTACAGTCTCGTTCGGTGGAGTTAGCGGCGAAATATCAGGTACCTGTGGAAGTGCGATCCAGTTTTCAAGACGGGCCTGGAACCTGCGTGGTAAAAGAGGATGTCGATATGGAAGAAGTCTTAGTCTCGGGGGTCACGGGCGACCGGAATCAAGCCAAGGTCACGGTGGTCGGGGTCCCGGATCACCCTGGAATTGCGGCCACATTGTTCTGCTCCATTGCGGATGCCGCCATCAATGTGGATATGATTATACAAAATGTGAGTCAGGATTCCCTGACGGATATTTCCTTTACCGTGCCGAGAGCTGACCTTCCGAGAGGCATGGGTCTCATCAGAGACATTGCCAAATCGGTGGAAGCGCGGACGGTCGAGGTGAACGAATCCATTGCCAAAGTTTCGTTAGTGGGAGTGGGAATGCGTTCGCATTCCGGTGTCGCAGCCAGAATGTTTCAGACGCTCTCACGTGAAGGCATTAATATCATGATGATCAGTACCTCGGAGATAAAAATCTCTTGTGTGGTGGAAGAAAAATATATGGAGTTAGCTGTTCGGGCCTTGCACCAGGAGTTTGAATTAGAAGTTCCTCCGGGGAACAGAAAGGCCTAG
- the thrC gene encoding threonine synthase → MIPWRGIIEEYRKFLPVGEQTPIVSLLEGNTPLIPAKRLAGKICPGLGLYLKIEGANPTGSFKDRGMTMAVSKAVESKARGLMCASTGNTSASAAAYGAKAGLPVYVVVPAGNIALGKLTQALMHGARVIQIEGNFDQALTIVKDLCEETAIELVNSINPFRLEGQKTAAMEICDQLRYAPIIHALPVGNAGNITAYWRGYQEYHKAGQTQGLPRMVGFQAEGAAPLVRGHVVEEPKTIASAIRIGNPASWCLALEAVEESHGYLDMVSDEEILRAYQMVASEEGVFCEPASAASLAGIDKMNRAGLLPKEGDIVCTLTGHGLKDPDTAISVSYRPVTVPATHEAVRAQLTNQ, encoded by the coding sequence ATGATTCCTTGGCGTGGCATTATCGAGGAATATCGGAAATTCCTCCCGGTGGGAGAGCAGACTCCGATTGTGTCACTATTGGAGGGGAATACTCCACTCATTCCAGCAAAGCGCTTAGCGGGGAAAATTTGTCCTGGCCTGGGTCTGTATTTGAAGATAGAAGGGGCCAACCCAACCGGTTCATTTAAGGACCGGGGGATGACCATGGCGGTTTCCAAGGCCGTAGAAAGTAAGGCCAGGGGACTCATGTGCGCCTCAACAGGCAACACTTCCGCTTCGGCAGCGGCCTATGGGGCGAAGGCGGGGTTGCCGGTCTATGTCGTCGTGCCGGCAGGGAATATTGCTTTGGGTAAGTTGACGCAGGCGCTTATGCATGGGGCTCGAGTCATTCAGATTGAAGGAAACTTTGATCAGGCTTTAACGATCGTAAAAGATTTGTGCGAGGAAACCGCCATTGAATTGGTTAATTCAATTAACCCGTTTCGTTTGGAGGGCCAAAAAACGGCGGCCATGGAAATCTGTGATCAGTTAAGGTATGCCCCAATCATTCATGCCCTTCCGGTAGGGAACGCCGGGAATATTACTGCGTATTGGCGAGGATATCAGGAGTACCACAAGGCCGGACAAACGCAAGGGTTGCCTCGTATGGTCGGGTTTCAAGCGGAAGGCGCCGCGCCCTTGGTCAGAGGGCATGTCGTGGAGGAGCCGAAAACCATTGCTTCAGCCATTCGGATTGGCAATCCGGCCAGTTGGTGTTTGGCTCTGGAAGCGGTGGAAGAATCACACGGATATCTGGACATGGTCTCGGACGAAGAAATTCTTCGAGCGTATCAAATGGTGGCGAGTGAAGAAGGGGTCTTTTGCGAGCCCGCTTCCGCTGCGTCTCTGGCTGGGATTGACAAAATGAATCGCGCCGGGTTGTTGCCCAAGGAGGGGGACATTGTGTGTACCTTAACCGGACACGGGTTAAAGGATCCGGATACCGCCATCTCGGTCTCCTATCGACCGGTGACGGTTCCTGCAACACATGAAGCGGTCAGAGCGCAATTAACGAATCAATAA
- a CDS encoding homoserine dehydrogenase yields the protein MRKTIQVGLIGFGTVGTGVVKILQENVSLITKRVGVPVALVRIADLDVRTDRGVSVPQGVLTTDVRDILDDSAIDIVVELIGGLEPAKRFILQALERKKCVVTANKALLADHGEEIFEAAFKAGVDLGFEASVGGGIPIIRSLSEGLAANRILSITGIMNGTSNYILTRMTNEHRDFEEILQEAKREGYAEADPSLDVDGVDAAHKLAIMVNLAYGTPVPMGAIFTEGISRISTVDIEFARELGFTIKLLGIAKLQEHAIEARVHPALVPAGSPIAQVNGVYNAIHLIGDAVGDVVLYGKGAGSLPTASAVVGDIIDLARNRIAGVAGRVPVTSFQWESREPIAIRPMDEIESRYYLRCMVKDQTGVLSAISGILGQRGISISSVLQKGRKEGQTVPLVILTHRSVERAVQEALQEINALPLVSEPTTVLRMEGVE from the coding sequence ATGCGAAAGACGATCCAGGTTGGGCTGATCGGGTTTGGGACGGTGGGGACAGGAGTGGTGAAAATTCTCCAGGAAAATGTCAGTCTCATCACGAAACGGGTTGGAGTTCCGGTGGCACTCGTGCGAATTGCGGACTTGGATGTGAGAACCGATCGCGGGGTTTCGGTACCTCAAGGGGTACTCACGACGGATGTCAGGGACATTCTGGATGATTCGGCTATTGATATTGTGGTGGAATTAATTGGCGGGCTTGAACCGGCCAAACGGTTTATTCTTCAAGCGCTTGAACGAAAAAAGTGTGTGGTCACGGCGAATAAAGCGTTGTTGGCCGACCATGGGGAAGAGATATTTGAGGCGGCATTTAAGGCAGGCGTTGATCTCGGGTTTGAAGCGAGTGTGGGTGGAGGCATTCCCATCATTCGCTCGCTTTCCGAAGGCTTAGCGGCAAACCGGATCCTGTCGATTACGGGGATCATGAATGGCACGTCAAATTATATTCTGACCCGGATGACCAATGAGCACCGTGATTTTGAGGAAATATTACAGGAAGCGAAACGGGAAGGGTATGCCGAAGCGGATCCATCACTGGATGTGGATGGCGTGGATGCCGCTCACAAACTGGCTATTATGGTGAATCTGGCGTATGGGACTCCCGTGCCCATGGGAGCCATCTTCACTGAGGGAATTTCCCGTATTTCGACGGTGGATATCGAGTTTGCCCGTGAACTCGGGTTTACCATTAAATTGCTGGGAATCGCAAAACTTCAAGAGCATGCCATTGAGGCCCGAGTGCATCCCGCTCTGGTGCCCGCCGGATCTCCCATTGCACAGGTCAATGGGGTCTATAATGCCATTCATCTGATTGGTGACGCGGTTGGAGATGTTGTGCTCTACGGCAAAGGGGCTGGATCGCTTCCCACAGCTAGTGCCGTAGTGGGAGACATTATCGATCTGGCACGCAACCGAATCGCCGGAGTTGCCGGGCGGGTTCCGGTGACCTCATTCCAATGGGAATCGCGTGAGCCTATTGCCATACGGCCGATGGACGAGATTGAAAGCCGGTATTATTTGCGGTGCATGGTTAAAGATCAAACCGGCGTTCTATCGGCCATATCGGGAATTCTTGGACAGCGTGGGATCAGCATCTCATCTGTCCTGCAAAAAGGGCGAAAGGAAGGACAAACGGTGCCGTTGGTCATCTTAACACATCGCTCGGTGGAGCGAGCGGTTCAAGAGGCACTCCAGGAAATTAATGCGCTTCCTTTGGTATCAGAGCCAACGACGGTACTTCGGATGGAAGGGGTGGAATAA